A section of the Prochlorococcus sp. MIT 1341 genome encodes:
- a CDS encoding low molecular weight protein-tyrosine-phosphatase, whose product MATKILFVCLGNICRSPAAEGVFLHLLKLKKLSREFEVDSAGTGGWHVGSLPDRRMQKAANNRGIELPSLARKINKNDLINFDLILTMDNENLCSVKALASELDCPPKAKIIPILSFGSNPNLTEVPDPYYGGDMGFERVLDLLEDACDGLLKNYSSNC is encoded by the coding sequence GTGGCTACAAAAATATTATTTGTATGCTTAGGGAATATATGTCGATCTCCTGCTGCGGAAGGAGTCTTTCTTCACTTGCTTAAGTTGAAGAAGCTTTCTCGAGAATTTGAAGTTGATTCTGCTGGTACAGGAGGTTGGCATGTTGGTAGCCTTCCTGATAGGAGGATGCAAAAGGCCGCAAATAACAGAGGGATTGAGTTGCCTAGTCTTGCTAGAAAGATTAATAAAAATGATTTAATTAATTTCGATTTGATATTAACAATGGATAATGAAAATCTTTGTTCTGTTAAGGCTCTCGCATCAGAGTTGGATTGTCCACCTAAAGCTAAGATTATACCGATTCTAAGTTTTGGTTCTAATCCTAACCTTACTGAAGTTCCAGACCCTTATTATGGAGGTGATATGGGATTTGAAAGAGTTCTTGATCTACTTGAGGATGCTTGTGATGGTTTACTAAAGAATTATTCTTCTAATTGCTAG